One stretch of Carassius gibelio isolate Cgi1373 ecotype wild population from Czech Republic chromosome B1, carGib1.2-hapl.c, whole genome shotgun sequence DNA includes these proteins:
- the ednraa gene encoding endothelin receptor type Aa, producing MGIMRLQLFLLMAVLATVGICHINGTEEVLQNFTTSRTNVHKVPLPKTRNNNTRPPSCKDPTFIKRYFKYINTIISCAVFVVGMVGNATLLKIIYQNKCMRNGPNALIASLALGDLIYITIDIPITVYKLLLGKWPFDDSSFGLFLCKLVPFLQKASVGITVLNLCALSVDRYRAVASWSRVQGVGVPLFTAIEIISIWVISIILAVPEAVVFDMVTFNYSNQTYHTCMLKPETTLMEFYVRWKDWWLFGIYFCVPLACTAIFYTLMTFEMLNRRNGGLRIVLSEHLKQRREVAKAVFCLVLIFALCWFPLHLSRLLKKMVYDQNDESRCDLLNFLLIMDYLGINLATVNSCINPIILYFVSKKFKNCFKSCLCCWCYTKNQVSSSGPMNGTSIQCKNHEPGNLITDRSIRKYSD from the exons ATGGGCATTATGAGGCTACAACTGTTTTTGCTAATGGCCGTCCTGGCCACTGTTGGAATATGTCACATTAATGGAACAGAGGAAGTCCTTCAAAACTTTACCACCTCCAGAACCAATGTGCATAAAGTTCCCCTGCCTAAAACCAGAAATAACAATACCAGACCTCCATCCTGCAAGGACCCCACTTTCATCAAGcgctattttaaatatattaacacaaTTATTTCCTGTGCTGTGTTTGTGGTGGGAATGGTGGGTAATGCCACCTTGCTGAAGATTATTTACCAAAACAAGTGTATGAGGAATGGACCCAACGCCCTCATTGCCAGTCTGGCTCTTGGAGATCTCATCTACATCACCATAGACATCCCTATCACTGTCTACAAG CTACTTCTCGGAAAATGGCCATTTGATGACAGCTCTTTTGGACTCTTCCTGTGTAAACTGGTGCCTTTCCTCCAGAAAGCATCTGTTGGGATTACAGTACTCAATCTGTGTGCTTTGAGTGTGGACAG GTACAGGGCTGTAGCATCTTGGAGCAGGGTGCAGGGGGTCGGCGTCCCCCTCTTCACTGCCATTGAGATCATCTCCATCTGGGTCATTTCCATCATCTTGGCTGTACCAGAGGCAGTGGTCTTCGACATGGTCACCTTTAACTACAGCAACCAAACCTACCACACTTGCATGCTCAAGCCTGAAACTACACTGATGGAG TTCTATGTCCGTTGGAAAGACTGGTGGTTATTCGGCATTTACTTCTGTGTGCCACTGGCCTGCACAGCTATTTTCTATACTCTCATGACATTTGAAATGCTCAACCGCAGAAATGGAGGCCTTCGGATCGTCCTCAGCGAACACCTTAAACAG CGGCGTGAAGTGGCTAAAGCAGTCTTCTGTTTAGTGCTGATCTTCGCTCTTTGCTGGTTCCCTCTTCATCTCAGTAGactgttgaagaaaatggtttatGATCAAAATGATGAAAGTCGTTGTGACCTATTAAA CTTCCTGTTGATCATGGATTATTTGGGCATTAACTTGGCCACTGTGAACTCCTGCATCAACCCCATCATCCTCTATTTTGTGAGCAAGAAGTTCAAGAATTGCTTTAAG TCATGCTTGTGCTGTTGGTGTTACACCAAGAACCAGGTGTCCAGCTCAGGCCCAATGAATGGCACTAGCATTCAATGCAAAAACCATGAGCCCGGCAACCTCATTACTGACAGAAGCATCCGCAAATACAGCGATTGA
- the LOC127949625 gene encoding transmembrane protein 184C produces MPCTCGNWRRWIRPLVVLLYILLLLVVLPLCIWELQKSGVSTPNKAWFIAGIFVFMTIPISLWGILQHLVHYTQPELQKPIIRILWMVPIYSLDSWIALKYPNIAIYVDTCRECYEAYVIYNFMTFLLNFLGNQYPSLVLMLEVQEQQKHLPPLCCCPPWPMGEVLLLRCKLGVLQYTVVRPVTTVIALICQLCGVYDEGNFSSKNAWTYLVIVNNLSQLFAMYCLVLFYKALREELSPIKPVGKFLCVKLVVFVSFWQAAVIALLVKVGVISESHTWDWDSVEAVATGLQDFIICVEMFLAAIAHHFSFTYKPYIQEAEEGSCFDSFLAMWDVSDIRADISEQVRNVGRTVMGRPRKTYFGEEVFQDENRGLLSDGSQDPGVESSSTPPSPKGRYQGMGHTVTPHSISAPANLGSVPWEGDVDDITSALISVDHTDPGSDYAAII; encoded by the exons ATGCCGTGCACATGCGGGAACTGGAGGCGGTGGATCCGGCCTCTGGTGGTGCTGCTCTACATTCTGCTGCTCCTGGTGGTCCTTCCACTCTGTATATGGGAACTTCAGAAATCAGGG GTTAGTACTCCTAATAAGGCATGGTTCATCGCTGGGATATTTGTGTTTATGACTATACCCATCTCACTGTGGGGGATTTTGCAGCATCTAGTACACTACACACAACCGGAGCTGCAAAAACCTATTATCAG AATATTATGGATGGTTCCTATATACAGCCTGGATAGT TGGATTGCATTGAAGTATCCCAACATTGCCATCTATGTAGACACATGTAGAGAGTGCTATGAGGCCTATGTCATCTACAACTTCATGACCTTCCTTCTCAACTTTTTGGGAAACCAGTATCCCAGTCTGGTGCTGATGCTGGAGGTGCAGGAGCAACAAAAGCATCTGCCCCCTCTTTGCTGCTGCCCTCCGTGGCCCATGGGAGA agTTCTTCTGCTGAGATGTAAACTGGGGGTTCTGCAGTACACAGTTGTGAGACCCGTCACCACAGTCATTGCTTT GATTTGTCAGCTTTGTGGGGTCTACGATGAAGGTAACTTCAGTTCAAAAAATGCCTGGACGTATCTGGTTATCGTCAACAATCTCTCTCAGCTT TTTGCCATGTACTGTCTTGTGCTGTTCTACAAGGCTCTGAGAGAAGAGCTGAGTCCCATCAAACCTGTGGGCAAATTCCTCTGTGTCAAGCTGGTGGTTTTTGTGTCATTCTG GCAAGCTGCGGTCATTGCACTTTTAGTGAAGGTCGGTGTGATCTCAGAGTCGCACACCTGGGACTGGGACAGTGTGGAGGCTGTAGCCACTGGATTACAG GACTTCATCATCTGTGTGGAAATGTTTTTGGCAGCCATTGCCCATCATTTCAGCTTCACTTACAAGCCCTACATACAGGAAGCAGAGGAAGGTTCTTGCTTTGATTCCTTCCTGGCCATGTGGGATGTCTCAGATATACGGGCCGACATCTCGGAACAAGTGCGCAATGTCG GGAGAACTGTCATGGGTCGGCCAAGGAAAACATATTTTGGTGAAGAGGTTTTCCAGGATGAGAACAGAGGACTGCTGTCAGATGGTTCTCAGGATCCAGGCGTTGAATCGTCCTCCACCCCTCCATCTCCTAAGGGCCGTTACCAGGGCATGGGCCACACCGTAACCCCCCACTCCATCTCTGCTCCTGCCAACCTCGGCAGCGTACCATGGGAAGGAGATGTGGATGATATCACGTCCGCTCTGATATCTGTCGATCATACAGATCCAGGCTCAGACTATGCAGCAATCATTTAG